AGGAGTTCGACAACAGTGTCACCGCTTAAAAGACGCGGCCCGATATCCAAAACATCGGTCACTTCTTTCGGGACATAACGGCTTTCGCCGGGCGTCACGGCAAAGGTAATGTCCGGTCTATACGTTTCGTTCGGACTGCACGGATAACATTCGATATTGTCGATGCCGAAGCGATTGAACAGAGCCATCGTTTCGATCGCCATTTTATGGCTGAGATTGACGACAAGCGCTTTTGTTCCCTGCGGAATTTTTAATAATTGTTTTAAACTTTCTTTTCGTATCGTTACTTGGATAATGGTCACTTCGCTGTTTGAAGGCAGCTGTTTTTGTAAATTGTTGAGATCCGTACACGCGCAGGTCGAAATCAAATACAGGTCGGCGGGACGAATATCGTTGAAATATTCTCGTGTACTGTATGAAAAGACACTTGCTTTGGCGCCCATAAAATATCGTACTTGCTCCGCATACACATCTGCAGAGACTTTGTCATATGCAATAACCGCGATTGTTTTCATAAGAACAACCTTTTTACTCGAATACTGTATTTTTATTATGGATACCCAATGCAGTGTATTGTTTAAAACATACCGTTTTGTTTTTTAAGTATAACCTATGTATATCAGGTCGTCAAATAAGATCTCGAAAAATATACAAAAAAAGCCGTCATTTTCACGACGACTTTTTTAATTTTTATTTTATCTTTAAAACGCACACGATACGCGCAATGCTATTACCGATTGCAATCCACGTTCCCTCCCGAAAACGTGAATTACATAACGAACGGGCGATCTACTTGCTCAAAAGATTGTTCATGCGCCTTACGAAATCGGCAGGATCTTTCAGCTCTTCACCGCCCACGAGCAGCGCCTGGTCGAGCAGCACGAAAGAAATATCGGCGATGCGTTCTTTGTCGTCGGTGTCTTTGAGTTTTTGCACAATCGGGTGATCGCCGTTCACTTCGAGGATAGGCTTTACGTCGACGCCGGATTGCCCCATCGCTTTCATCATGCGTTCCATTTGGAAGGACGGATCATTTTCGTCGACGACGATACACGAAGGACTGTCCGAAAGGCGCTTGCTGAGTTTTACTTCTTTGACTTTGTCGCCGAGCGCTTCTTTAATTTTTTCGACGATCGGTTTAAATTCTTTTTCTTTTTTTTCGGCTTCGGCTTTATCGACGCCGAGTTCGTCGTCGCTGCCGGCTCTGTTTACCGATTTCAATTCAAAGTCTTTGTATTTTCCGAGCGCGGGGATAACGATATCCGCGATGTCGCTTGCGATTATTAAAACTTCAAAACCCTTTTTCGTATACGCTTCGAGGAGCGGGCTCGAACGCAGATTTTTTTCGTCCGTGCCGGTGATATAGTAAATCGATTTTTGACCGCTTTTCATGCGCTGCACGTAGTCTGCAAAACTCGTCCATTCGTCGCCGTTATTTTCGAGCGCCGCATTTTGACCGGAAGCACCCGCGTCTTTTTTTGCGGCATCCGCATCTTTCCCTGCAGCATTTGTACCGCTTGCACCGTCTTTTACATCCGGCTTGTACGTCGTTTTAAATCGTACGATTTCCGCAATTTCCGCGCGGTTTGCAAAATCCGAGTACAGGCCTTCCATCATCGGACGGTTAAACTGTGCAACAAACGTATTCCATTTTTCGATCGCCTTTTTTTCGGCGTCGGTCGGCTTTTCGCTTTTTCGCGCTTTATCGGCTTCGTCTCCGAGTTTTTTAAATTCGCCGAGCAGCTTTTTTACCGACTGCGCTTTGATCGTTTCGAGGATGCGGTTTTGCTGCAGGATTTCGCGGCTCACATTGAGCGGCAAATCTTCGCTGTCGATGATGCCGCGCACGAAACGGAGGTATGCCGGAAGCAGTTCGCGGTCGTCATCGGTGATAAACACGCGCTTGACGTAGAGCTTTATGCCGCTTTTGTAGTCGGCTTGATACATATCAAAGGGTGCGGTTTTCGGAACGTAAAAGAGCGTCGTATATTCCTGCGTACCTTCGGCGTGCGTATGGACGTACATGAGCGGGTCGTCGCCGTCGTGACTCATCGTTTTGTAGAATTCGTTGTAGTCCGATTCTTTCAAATCGCTCTTCGATCGTTTCCACAGGGCGCTTGCGCTGTTTACCTGATCGACTTTATTTTCGCTCGACGTAACGTTACCCTTGTCGTCGTATTTGTTTTGCGTATAGTGAAGATAGATCGGAAACGCGATATAATCGCTGTATTTTTTAATAAGCTCTTCGATCTTCCAGCGGCTCGCGTACTCTTTGCTGTCGTCGTTTAAATGCATGACGACGGCGGAACCGCAGCTTTCGCTTTTATCGAAACCGTATTTTTTCGCTTCTTCGCTGTCGCATGCGACTTCTTCGATATCGTACGAGTTCGTGCCGTCGCTCGACCAGTGCCAAATTTTTCCGGACGGATCGGCCGCTTTGCGTGTGTATACGTCGATTTTTTTTGCCGCCATAAATGCCGCATAAAAGCCGACGCCGAACTGCCCGATGAGCGCCGAATCTTTCGACGCCGCTTCGTTCAATTTTTCAAAAAACGCTTTCGTGCCGCTGCGCGCGATCGTGCCGAGATTATCGGTTAAATCTTTATCGGTCATGCCGATGCCGGAATCCTGTACGGTGAGCACGCTTTCTTTGCCCTCGTCCCCGCCTTCGAACGAAATGTCGATGCGCGGCGCAAAATGCACGTCTTTGAATGCGTCGTCGGATACGGTGAGGTATTTGAGTTTGTCGAGTGCATCCGATGCGTTCGAAACGATTTCCCTGAGGAAAATATCCTTATTCGAATACATCGAATGGATGATGAGTTTTAAAAGCTGATTTACTTCGGTTTGAAATTGATACGTTGCCATACAAGCCTCTTTTTAGAAATTGAAAAATAGTGCGGAAAATTCGCAGATTACTTCTAATGTACTGATAAACGGCGGCTTTCGGCAAGCGAGAAAACATTCCTTAAAATGCAGCATTGCAGGAAGTATCAACTTCCGAAAAAGTTTTTTCTGTGCGCATGAGCGCACCCGTACTATAGTCGAGTTTGCGACGCAAACTCGAGATAAGAACGCTGCGATTTCGAGCAATGCACAGAAATCGCGAGTGTCTCCCATAAAAGAAAAACGCTTCGGCGTTTTTCGGCTCCGGACTTTAGCGGAGGCACTATTTCAGCCGATGCTTTTTATCGTACCTCCCGCGATTTCCGCTGTAAATATTCTTTTAGGATTCCCTTTTCTATACAAATTTTTACCGCATTGGTAAAGCCGCTCTCTTAGGGAGAGAGGACACCTCGTTCAGAGCAAGGTTTCCTCTCTCTCCCTAAAACCCTCTCTCTTCTTCCCGCACTGCTTAGGGCTCCGCCCTAAGAACCCGGTCTTCTTTAATTAAGG
This Treponema socranskii subsp. buccale DNA region includes the following protein-coding sequences:
- the htpG gene encoding molecular chaperone HtpG, giving the protein MATYQFQTEVNQLLKLIIHSMYSNKDIFLREIVSNASDALDKLKYLTVSDDAFKDVHFAPRIDISFEGGDEGKESVLTVQDSGIGMTDKDLTDNLGTIARSGTKAFFEKLNEAASKDSALIGQFGVGFYAAFMAAKKIDVYTRKAADPSGKIWHWSSDGTNSYDIEEVACDSEEAKKYGFDKSESCGSAVVMHLNDDSKEYASRWKIEELIKKYSDYIAFPIYLHYTQNKYDDKGNVTSSENKVDQVNSASALWKRSKSDLKESDYNEFYKTMSHDGDDPLMYVHTHAEGTQEYTTLFYVPKTAPFDMYQADYKSGIKLYVKRVFITDDDRELLPAYLRFVRGIIDSEDLPLNVSREILQQNRILETIKAQSVKKLLGEFKKLGDEADKARKSEKPTDAEKKAIEKWNTFVAQFNRPMMEGLYSDFANRAEIAEIVRFKTTYKPDVKDGASGTNAAGKDADAAKKDAGASGQNAALENNGDEWTSFADYVQRMKSGQKSIYYITGTDEKNLRSSPLLEAYTKKGFEVLIIASDIADIVIPALGKYKDFELKSVNRAGSDDELGVDKAEAEKKEKEFKPIVEKIKEALGDKVKEVKLSKRLSDSPSCIVVDENDPSFQMERMMKAMGQSGVDVKPILEVNGDHPIVQKLKDTDDKERIADISFVLLDQALLVGGEELKDPADFVRRMNNLLSK